A single Methylobacterium sp. 17Sr1-1 DNA region contains:
- the hpnA gene encoding hopanoid-associated sugar epimerase, which translates to MPDRIPSGPGFEPGPVLITGASGFLGPALVDVFRAAGFPVRVLVRATSPRTNLTWPDVEIVEGDMRDPEAAAAGMRGMRYLVHAAADYRLWAPDPEEIVRTNRDGTRALMRAALDAGVERVVYTSSVATIKPHDDGTPADETRPLTPETAIGAYKRSKVVAERVVEEMVARDGLPAVIVNPSTPIGPRDVKPTPTGRIIVEAANGKMPAFVDTGLNLVHVDDVAKGHLLALHKGRIGERYILGGEDVLLSRMLADIAGLVGRKPPTVRLPRAAVYPVAFVSELAARITGKAPLATIDGIRMSRYRMFFSDAKARAELGYAARPYRDGLSDAVAWFRQAGYIR; encoded by the coding sequence ATGCCCGACCGCATCCCGTCCGGCCCCGGATTCGAGCCCGGCCCGGTGCTGATCACCGGCGCCAGCGGCTTCCTCGGTCCGGCCCTGGTCGACGTGTTTCGGGCGGCCGGCTTCCCGGTGCGGGTGTTGGTGCGCGCGACGAGCCCGCGCACCAACCTGACCTGGCCCGACGTCGAGATCGTCGAGGGCGACATGCGCGACCCCGAGGCGGCGGCGGCCGGCATGCGCGGCATGCGCTACCTCGTCCACGCCGCGGCGGATTACCGGCTCTGGGCGCCGGACCCGGAAGAGATCGTGCGCACCAACCGTGACGGCACAAGGGCCCTGATGCGGGCGGCGCTGGATGCCGGCGTCGAGCGGGTGGTCTATACGTCGAGCGTCGCGACCATCAAGCCGCACGACGACGGCACGCCCGCCGACGAGACCCGGCCGCTGACCCCGGAAACCGCGATCGGCGCCTACAAGCGCAGCAAGGTGGTGGCCGAGCGGGTGGTCGAGGAGATGGTGGCCCGCGACGGCCTGCCGGCGGTGATCGTCAATCCCTCGACCCCGATCGGTCCGCGCGACGTCAAGCCGACCCCGACCGGGCGGATCATCGTCGAGGCGGCCAACGGCAAGATGCCGGCCTTCGTCGATACGGGCCTGAACCTCGTCCACGTCGACGACGTGGCGAAGGGACATCTGCTGGCCCTGCACAAGGGCCGCATCGGCGAGCGCTACATCCTGGGGGGCGAGGACGTGCTCCTGTCGCGCATGCTCGCCGACATCGCCGGCCTCGTCGGGCGAAAGCCCCCGACCGTGCGGCTGCCGCGGGCCGCGGTCTATCCGGTGGCGTTCGTGTCGGAACTCGCGGCGCGGATCACCGGCAAGGCGCCGCTCGCCACCATCGACGGCATCCGGATGTCGCGCTACCGCATGTTCTTCTCCGACGCCAAGGCGCGGGCCGAGCTCGGCTACGCGGCCCGGCCCTACCGCGACGGCCTGTCCGACGCCGTCGCCTGGTTCCGTCAGGCTGGATACATCCGATGA
- the hpnC gene encoding squalene synthase HpnC translates to MTTATEARSGKGHRDENFPVASHLIHPRHRGPILDFYYFVRAGDDVADNAGLSPERKVALLDGLADALTAKGPDDPEAAPLRRALAERGLPPRHALELLDAFRMDAHKSRYENWDELAHYCRYSAVPVGRFVLDVHGEDPGRTWPTSDAICTALQVINHLQDCGKDFRSVDRVYLPRETLEKHGARIEDLGGDRATPALRAVIKELAQRCLDLLEEGRPLPDLIDDTRLAMEIAAIHRLAVLLARGLLVRDPLSEKVHHGKAAFALTALGAAASALARRPFRRRLHPALRGARP, encoded by the coding sequence ATGACAACCGCCACCGAGGCGCGCTCCGGCAAGGGGCACCGCGACGAGAATTTTCCGGTCGCCTCGCACCTGATCCATCCGCGCCACCGCGGCCCGATCCTCGACTTCTACTACTTCGTCCGGGCCGGCGACGACGTCGCCGACAATGCCGGCCTGTCGCCGGAGCGGAAGGTCGCGCTCCTCGACGGCCTCGCCGACGCGCTGACGGCCAAGGGCCCCGACGATCCGGAGGCCGCGCCGTTGCGCCGCGCGCTCGCCGAGCGCGGGCTGCCGCCGCGCCACGCGCTGGAGCTGCTCGACGCGTTCCGGATGGACGCGCACAAGTCGCGCTACGAGAACTGGGACGAACTTGCGCATTACTGCCGCTACTCGGCGGTGCCGGTCGGCCGCTTCGTCCTCGACGTCCACGGCGAGGATCCGGGGCGCACCTGGCCGACCTCCGACGCGATCTGCACCGCGCTCCAGGTGATCAACCACCTCCAGGATTGCGGCAAGGATTTTCGGAGCGTCGACCGGGTCTACCTGCCGCGGGAGACCCTGGAGAAGCACGGCGCCCGCATCGAGGATCTGGGGGGCGATCGCGCCACGCCGGCCTTGCGCGCGGTCATCAAGGAACTGGCGCAACGCTGCCTCGACCTTCTCGAGGAAGGGCGGCCCCTGCCCGACCTGATCGACGACACGCGCCTCGCCATGGAGATCGCGGCGATCCACCGCCTCGCGGTGCTGCTCGCTCGCGGCCTGCTCGTGCGCGATCCGCTGAGCGAGAAGGTCCATCACGGCAAGGCCGCCTTCGCGCTGACGGCGCTCGGTGCCGCCGCCTCTGCCCTCGCCCGGCGGCCGTTCCGCCGCCGCCTCCACCCGGCCCTGCGGGGAGCCCGCCCGTGA
- the hpnD gene encoding presqualene diphosphate synthase HpnD, with the protein MTALASQPASPVEASTEASALPAAGSSFYTAMRLLPAEQRDAMYAVYAFCRAVDDVADDGGAREVRAAELDRWRADIDALYAGRPVPRTQPLVGPVRRFGLRREDFQAVIDGMAMDAEADIVAPDSATLDLYCDRVASAVGRLSVRIFGLPEEPGIRLAHHLGRALQLTNILRDIDEDAERGRLYLPAEPLAAIGLSHPTPESALAHPRLAEVCARLLDEAQAHYDASWAIMNRESRKATKAPRIMGAAYHLILVGLRKRGWTAPRARVKPGKLALIGVLLRQAIV; encoded by the coding sequence GTGACCGCCCTCGCCTCCCAGCCCGCCTCGCCGGTCGAGGCCTCGACCGAGGCCTCCGCCCTGCCGGCCGCCGGCTCGTCGTTCTACACCGCCATGCGGCTGCTGCCGGCCGAGCAGCGCGACGCGATGTACGCGGTCTACGCCTTCTGCCGCGCCGTCGACGACGTCGCCGACGACGGCGGAGCCCGCGAGGTGCGCGCGGCCGAGCTCGACCGCTGGCGCGCCGACATCGATGCCCTCTATGCCGGCCGGCCCGTCCCGCGGACCCAACCCCTCGTCGGTCCGGTGCGCCGGTTCGGCCTCCGGCGCGAGGATTTCCAGGCGGTGATCGACGGCATGGCGATGGACGCCGAGGCCGACATCGTCGCCCCCGATTCGGCGACCCTCGACCTCTATTGCGACCGCGTCGCCAGCGCCGTTGGCCGGTTGTCAGTGCGGATCTTCGGCCTGCCCGAGGAACCGGGTATCCGGCTCGCCCACCATCTCGGCCGGGCGCTGCAGCTCACCAACATCCTGCGCGACATCGACGAGGATGCCGAGCGCGGCCGGCTCTACCTGCCCGCCGAGCCGCTGGCGGCGATCGGCCTGTCCCACCCGACCCCGGAGAGCGCGCTGGCCCACCCCCGTCTCGCGGAAGTCTGCGCCCGGCTCCTCGACGAGGCGCAGGCGCATTACGACGCGTCCTGGGCGATCATGAACCGTGAATCCCGGAAAGCCACCAAGGCGCCGCGGATCATGGGGGCGGCCTATCACCTGATCCTCGTCGGCCTGCGCAAGCGCGGCTGGACGGCGCCCCGCGCGCGGGTGAAGCCCGGCAAGCTCGCGCTGATCGGCGTCCTCCTGCGTCAGGCGATCGTCTGA
- the hpnE gene encoding hydroxysqualene dehydroxylase HpnE, which yields MMGTVHVLGAGLAGLSAALRLAKAGRRVVVHEAAKQAGGRCRSYFDPALGLTLDNGNHLLLSGNRDALDFLKLAGAPEGVLAGPDEAAFAFADLATGERWTLRPNAGRLPWWVLDARRRVPGSRARDYLAPLGIFRGATKAATIGESMACEGLLWDRLWRPVLLAALNTEPQESDAGLAATILRETLGAGGKACRPLVAVEGLSAAFVDPALTALGRAGADMRFSRRLRGLGIEGGRVTRLDFSDGPEELGPDDAAVLALPAWVVADLMPGLSVPQSHRSIVNAHFALAPKPGAPLLLGVVGGVTEWLFSYPDRLSVTISGADRLLDVPREDLARTIWDEVSRLSGFSGEPLPRWQIVKEKRATFAATPAEAARRPGARTHIANLALAGDWTATGLPSTIEGAIRSGATAAQVLVGTGTGARTGGNAALRGAA from the coding sequence CTGATGGGTACGGTTCACGTCCTCGGCGCCGGCCTCGCCGGCCTCTCCGCGGCCTTGCGCCTCGCCAAGGCGGGCCGCCGCGTCGTGGTGCACGAGGCGGCCAAGCAGGCCGGCGGGCGCTGCCGCTCCTACTTCGATCCGGCCCTCGGCCTGACGCTCGACAACGGCAACCACCTGCTCCTGTCGGGCAACCGCGACGCCCTCGACTTCCTGAAACTGGCCGGCGCGCCCGAGGGCGTCCTCGCCGGGCCGGACGAGGCCGCCTTCGCCTTCGCCGACCTCGCCACGGGCGAGCGCTGGACCCTGCGACCGAATGCCGGTCGCCTGCCCTGGTGGGTGCTCGACGCCCGCCGCCGGGTACCGGGCAGCCGCGCCCGCGACTATCTCGCGCCGCTCGGCATCTTCCGCGGCGCGACGAAGGCCGCGACGATCGGCGAGAGCATGGCCTGCGAGGGGCTCCTGTGGGACCGGCTCTGGCGCCCGGTGCTCCTCGCCGCCCTCAACACCGAGCCGCAGGAGAGCGACGCGGGTCTCGCCGCCACGATCCTGCGCGAGACGCTCGGTGCCGGCGGCAAGGCCTGCCGGCCCCTCGTCGCGGTGGAGGGCCTGTCGGCGGCCTTCGTCGATCCGGCCCTGACGGCCTTGGGCAGGGCCGGCGCGGACATGCGCTTCAGTCGCCGCCTGCGTGGGCTCGGCATCGAGGGTGGGCGCGTGACCCGGCTCGACTTCTCCGACGGGCCGGAGGAACTCGGTCCCGACGACGCGGCGGTGCTGGCGCTGCCTGCCTGGGTCGTCGCCGACCTGATGCCGGGTTTGAGCGTACCGCAGAGCCACCGCTCGATCGTCAACGCCCATTTCGCGCTTGCCCCGAAGCCGGGGGCGCCGCTGCTGCTGGGCGTCGTCGGCGGCGTCACCGAGTGGCTGTTCTCCTACCCCGACCGGCTCTCGGTGACGATCAGCGGCGCCGACCGCCTGCTCGACGTGCCGCGCGAGGACCTTGCCCGCACGATCTGGGACGAGGTCTCGCGGCTCTCGGGGTTCTCCGGCGAGCCCCTGCCGCGGTGGCAGATCGTCAAGGAGAAGCGTGCCACCTTCGCGGCCACGCCCGCCGAGGCCGCCCGCCGGCCCGGTGCGCGCACGCACATCGCCAATCTGGCCCTGGCGGGAGACTGGACCGCGACCGGGCTGCCCTCGACCATCGAGGGAGCGATCAGGTCCGGGGCGACGGCGGCGCAGGTCCTCGTTGGCACCGGCACCGGCGCTCGCACCGGCGGCAACGCTGCGTTGCGCGGAGCCGCTTGA
- the shc gene encoding squalene--hopene cyclase: MGGEAEPPSHEEGRDTVGKVETLQRKSTQDITLDEVERRVSAASRALTQLAHADGHWCFELEADATIPSEYILFHHFRGSVPERELEEKIAVYLRRTQSALHHGWALVHEGPLDISATVKAYFALKMIGDPIDAPHMRRAREAILQRGGAAHANVFTRTLLALYGEVPWSAVPVMPVEVMLLPRWFPFHLDKVSYWARTVMVPLFILQMKKPRAKNPRGIGVRELFTQDPERIRRWPSGAQESSPWRPVFAVIDDILRVVEPFFPAGPRAKAVDKAVAFVSERLNGEDGLGAIFPAIANSVLMYEALGYEEDHPLVVTARSAVEKLVTVKEHEAYVQPCLSPVWDTALAAHALMEAGGPENERQARAALEWLKPLQVLDIKGDWAARKPDVRPGGWAFQYNNPHYPDLDDTAVVAMAMDRAQTRLGPGEGGSDYTHSIARAREWIEGLQSRDGGFAAFDADNTYHYLNYIPFSDHGALLDPPTADVTARCISMLAQLGETKQTSPVLARAVDYLLADQEEDGSWYGRWGMNYIYGTWSALCALNAAGQDPASAPMRKAVEWLVAIQNPDGGWGEDAASYKLEYRGYERAGSTASQTAWALIALMAAGEADHPAVARGINYLARTQGADGLWGEEFYTGTGFPRVFYLRYHGYAKFFPLWAMARYRNLQRGNSRKVAVGM; this comes from the coding sequence ATGGGCGGCGAGGCGGAGCCGCCCTCGCACGAGGAAGGCAGAGACACCGTGGGCAAGGTCGAGACGCTGCAACGCAAGAGCACGCAGGACATCACCCTCGACGAGGTCGAGCGGCGGGTGTCGGCGGCGTCCCGGGCGCTGACGCAACTGGCGCATGCCGACGGGCACTGGTGCTTCGAGCTGGAGGCGGACGCCACCATCCCCTCCGAGTACATCCTCTTCCACCACTTCCGCGGCTCGGTGCCCGAGCGGGAGCTGGAGGAGAAGATCGCCGTCTACCTGCGCCGGACGCAGAGCGCGCTGCATCACGGCTGGGCCCTGGTGCACGAGGGCCCCCTCGACATCAGCGCCACCGTCAAGGCGTATTTCGCCCTGAAGATGATCGGCGACCCGATCGACGCGCCGCATATGCGCCGGGCCCGGGAGGCGATCCTGCAGCGGGGTGGCGCGGCCCACGCCAACGTCTTCACCCGCACCCTGCTCGCCCTCTACGGCGAAGTGCCGTGGAGCGCCGTGCCGGTGATGCCGGTCGAGGTGATGCTGCTGCCGCGGTGGTTCCCGTTCCACCTCGACAAGGTGTCCTACTGGGCCCGCACCGTGATGGTGCCGCTCTTCATCCTGCAGATGAAGAAGCCGCGGGCGAAGAACCCGCGCGGGATCGGCGTGCGCGAGCTGTTCACCCAGGATCCGGAGCGGATCCGGCGCTGGCCCTCCGGTGCCCAGGAATCCTCGCCCTGGCGCCCGGTCTTCGCGGTCATCGACGACATCCTGCGGGTGGTCGAGCCCTTCTTCCCCGCCGGGCCCCGCGCCAAGGCGGTCGACAAGGCGGTGGCCTTCGTCAGCGAGCGGCTGAACGGCGAGGATGGCCTGGGCGCCATCTTCCCGGCCATCGCCAACTCGGTGCTGATGTACGAGGCGCTGGGCTACGAGGAGGACCACCCCCTGGTGGTCACGGCGCGCTCGGCGGTCGAGAAGCTCGTCACCGTCAAGGAGCATGAGGCCTACGTCCAGCCCTGCCTGTCGCCGGTCTGGGACACGGCGCTCGCCGCCCACGCCCTGATGGAGGCCGGCGGGCCGGAGAACGAGCGCCAGGCCCGCGCCGCCCTCGAATGGCTGAAGCCCCTCCAGGTGCTCGACATCAAGGGCGACTGGGCGGCCCGCAAGCCGGACGTGCGCCCGGGCGGCTGGGCGTTCCAGTACAACAACCCGCACTATCCCGACCTCGACGACACCGCCGTGGTGGCGATGGCGATGGACCGGGCCCAGACCCGCCTCGGCCCCGGCGAGGGCGGCTCGGACTACACCCACTCGATCGCCCGGGCGCGCGAGTGGATCGAGGGCCTGCAGAGCCGCGACGGCGGCTTCGCGGCGTTCGACGCCGACAACACCTACCACTACCTGAACTACATCCCGTTCTCCGACCACGGGGCACTCCTCGACCCGCCGACCGCCGACGTCACCGCCCGCTGCATCTCGATGCTGGCCCAGCTCGGCGAGACCAAGCAGACCAGCCCCGTGCTGGCACGGGCCGTCGACTACCTGCTCGCCGACCAGGAGGAGGACGGCAGCTGGTACGGCCGCTGGGGCATGAACTACATCTACGGGACGTGGTCGGCCCTCTGCGCGCTCAACGCCGCCGGCCAGGACCCGGCCTCGGCGCCGATGCGCAAGGCGGTGGAGTGGCTAGTCGCGATCCAGAACCCGGACGGCGGCTGGGGCGAGGATGCGGCGAGCTACAAGCTCGAGTATCGCGGCTACGAGCGCGCCGGCAGCACCGCCTCGCAGACCGCCTGGGCGCTGATCGCCCTGATGGCGGCGGGCGAGGCCGACCACCCGGCGGTGGCCCGCGGCATCAACTATCTCGCCCGCACCCAAGGCGCGGATGGGCTGTGGGGCGAGGAGTTCTACACCGGCACCGGCTTCCCGCGCGTGTTCTACCTGCGCTATCACGGCTACGCGAAGTTCTTCCCGCTCTGGGCGATGGCGCGCTACCGCAATCTCCAGCGGGGCAACAGCCGCAAGGTCGCGGTGGGGATGTAG
- a CDS encoding TIGR03885 family FMN-dependent LLM class oxidoreductase, whose product MTLYSYHISHEQCPPRALLALAQRAEQAGFDGAFSSDHLQPWSPSQGESGFAWSWLGAALQATERLTFGIISVPGGWRYHPVVLAQAVATLGQMFPGRVPWVALGSGQAMNERATGGPWPDKAERNARLREGAEIMRALLAGETVTQRGRLTAVDAKVWSLPETPTRLVGAATSVETAAWLGTWADGLLTVGTSPEVLGPIVDAFRESGGADKPVFLKMDLSYAPDPAEALRQAHAEWRFNALPASVAWELPRPADFEAAARYLRPEDMHEAVLISHDLPALTERIAACAALGFDSIDLHQVGGNQTAFIDAFGERVLPTLHGRKAPVIEFDPFGRKPAARAG is encoded by the coding sequence ATGACCTTGTACAGCTACCACATCTCCCACGAGCAGTGCCCGCCCCGGGCGCTGCTCGCGCTCGCCCAGCGGGCCGAGCAGGCCGGCTTCGACGGGGCCTTCTCCTCCGACCATCTCCAGCCCTGGTCGCCGAGCCAGGGCGAGTCCGGCTTCGCCTGGTCCTGGCTCGGCGCCGCCCTGCAGGCGACGGAGCGCCTGACCTTCGGGATCATCTCGGTGCCGGGGGGCTGGCGCTACCATCCCGTCGTGCTCGCCCAGGCCGTGGCGACCCTCGGCCAGATGTTCCCCGGCCGGGTGCCCTGGGTGGCTCTGGGCAGCGGCCAGGCGATGAACGAGCGCGCCACCGGCGGGCCCTGGCCCGACAAGGCGGAGCGCAACGCCCGCCTGCGCGAGGGCGCCGAGATCATGCGGGCGCTGCTGGCCGGCGAGACCGTGACGCAGCGCGGCCGCCTGACGGCGGTCGACGCCAAGGTGTGGTCGCTGCCCGAGACCCCGACCCGCCTCGTGGGTGCCGCCACCAGCGTCGAGACCGCCGCCTGGCTCGGCACCTGGGCCGACGGGCTCCTCACCGTCGGGACGAGCCCGGAGGTGCTGGGGCCGATCGTCGACGCCTTCCGCGAGAGCGGCGGCGCCGACAAGCCGGTCTTCCTCAAGATGGACCTGAGCTACGCCCCCGACCCGGCCGAGGCCCTGCGCCAGGCCCATGCCGAGTGGCGCTTCAACGCCCTGCCGGCCTCGGTCGCCTGGGAACTGCCCCGCCCGGCCGATTTCGAGGCCGCCGCCCGCTACCTGCGGCCCGAGGACATGCACGAGGCGGTCCTGATCTCGCACGACCTGCCGGCCCTGACCGAGCGCATCGCCGCCTGCGCGGCGCTCGGCTTCGATTCGATCGACCTGCACCAGGTCGGCGGCAACCAGACGGCCTTCATCGACGCCTTCGGCGAGCGGGTGCTGCCGACGCTCCACGGCCGCAAGGCCCCGGTGATCGAGTTCGACCCGTTCGGGCGCAAGCCGGCGGCCCGGGCCGGCTGA
- a CDS encoding MucR family transcriptional regulator — MTNDDSTRSLDLIELAADVVSAYVANNSVPAADVPGLIAAVHTSLSQLGAAPAPEPERATPPVPIRRTVTPDHIISLEDGKPYKTLKRHLAGRGLTPEQYRQKWGLPPDYPMVAANYAAQRSELAKSSGLGQSRRGRGRGAAMRAASDPVVSGPAPEKPRPARKRR, encoded by the coding sequence ATGACCAACGACGACTCCACCCGGTCGCTCGATCTGATCGAGCTCGCTGCCGACGTCGTGTCGGCTTATGTGGCGAACAACTCCGTTCCGGCGGCGGACGTGCCGGGGCTGATCGCGGCTGTCCACACGTCGCTGAGCCAGCTCGGCGCCGCGCCGGCGCCGGAGCCCGAGCGGGCGACGCCGCCGGTCCCGATCCGCCGGACGGTCACGCCCGACCACATCATCAGCCTGGAGGACGGCAAGCCCTACAAGACGCTGAAGCGTCACTTGGCCGGGCGCGGGCTCACTCCCGAGCAGTACCGCCAGAAATGGGGCCTGCCGCCGGACTACCCGATGGTCGCCGCCAACTACGCCGCCCAGCGCTCCGAGCTCGCCAAGAGTTCCGGCCTCGGCCAGAGCCGGCGCGGTCGCGGGCGCGGCGCGGCGATGCGGGCCGCGTCCGACCCGGTGGTCTCCGGGCCGGCACCGGAGAAGCCCCGGCCCGCCCGAAAGCGGCGCTGA
- a CDS encoding L,D-transpeptidase: MTDKNRRFLVAGTAAGLASTLLAGARPAFAWTDQDFAPVRRRRSRDPVPAEDGTFYDTRGQDPRGQAADPYYRGEPAPAQAPEEDSFWGGRRAAEPQPLPGTADPSATVVVDDGPIDYARAYAALDTEPFPVQAFRWRRANPSFLRQEVAYGGRYAPGTIVVDPRAHHLYLIQEGGRARRYGVGVGRQGFAWNGAATINSKQAWPDWYPPKEMIARQPALARSVSKLQSGLGVPGGPRNPLGARALYLWQNNKDTLFRIHGTTEPESIGRSVSSGCIRMINQDAIDLYARVPVGAQVIVLG; encoded by the coding sequence ATGACCGACAAGAACCGCCGCTTCCTGGTCGCCGGCACCGCCGCCGGCCTCGCTTCGACGCTGCTGGCGGGCGCGCGCCCCGCCTTCGCCTGGACGGACCAGGATTTCGCCCCCGTCCGGCGCCGGCGCTCCCGCGATCCCGTCCCGGCGGAGGACGGCACGTTCTACGACACGCGGGGACAGGATCCGCGCGGTCAGGCCGCGGACCCGTACTACCGGGGCGAGCCCGCTCCCGCTCAGGCGCCGGAGGAGGACTCGTTCTGGGGCGGCCGCCGCGCCGCGGAGCCGCAGCCGCTGCCGGGCACGGCCGATCCGAGTGCGACCGTCGTCGTCGATGACGGGCCGATCGACTATGCCCGCGCCTACGCGGCGCTCGACACCGAGCCGTTCCCGGTCCAGGCCTTCCGCTGGCGCCGGGCCAACCCGTCCTTCCTGCGCCAGGAGGTCGCCTATGGCGGCCGCTACGCGCCCGGCACGATCGTGGTCGATCCGCGGGCGCACCATCTCTACCTGATCCAGGAGGGCGGCCGGGCCCGCCGCTACGGCGTCGGCGTCGGCCGCCAGGGCTTCGCCTGGAACGGGGCCGCCACCATCAACTCCAAGCAGGCCTGGCCGGACTGGTACCCTCCCAAGGAGATGATCGCCCGCCAGCCGGCGCTCGCCCGCAGCGTGTCCAAGCTGCAGAGCGGGCTCGGCGTGCCGGGCGGCCCGCGCAACCCGCTCGGCGCCCGCGCCCTCTACCTGTGGCAGAACAACAAGGACACGCTGTTCCGCATCCACGGCACCACCGAGCCGGAGAGCATCGGCCGCAGCGTCTCCTCGGGCTGCATCCGGATGATCAACCAGGACGCGATCGACCTCTACGCCCGGGTGCCGGTCGGCGCACAGGTGATCGTCCTGGGCTGA
- a CDS encoding sigma-70 family RNA polymerase sigma factor has translation MTQEAWGTAAMETDEAEQRDVAGAIRGLSAADLARLRALARLRARRLPGIDWSDILHEAIVRALDGTRLWPPGVPVLVFLAGCMRSIEHDIRRRQAREQAWRETDAAEDDGPDPERAIAAAQALGAIVALFSGDETVRRIIEGLGQGRTAAEIRARHGLSQTEYDSARKRLRRALLRLDSEGGPR, from the coding sequence ATGACGCAGGAGGCGTGGGGCACGGCGGCGATGGAGACGGACGAGGCGGAGCAGCGCGACGTGGCAGGAGCGATCCGCGGCCTGTCGGCCGCCGATCTCGCGCGCCTGCGGGCGCTCGCCCGGCTGCGGGCGCGCCGTCTCCCCGGCATCGACTGGTCGGATATCCTGCACGAGGCGATCGTGCGGGCGCTCGACGGCACGCGGCTCTGGCCGCCGGGGGTCCCGGTCCTGGTCTTCCTCGCCGGCTGCATGCGCTCGATCGAGCACGACATCCGGCGCCGCCAGGCGCGGGAGCAGGCCTGGCGGGAGACGGACGCGGCGGAAGACGATGGCCCCGATCCCGAGCGGGCGATCGCCGCCGCACAGGCGCTCGGCGCGATCGTGGCGCTGTTCTCCGGCGACGAGACGGTGCGGCGGATCATCGAGGGGCTCGGCCAGGGCCGCACGGCCGCCGAGATCCGCGCCCGGCACGGCCTGTCCCAGACCGAATACGACAGCGCCCGCAAGCGCCTGCGCCGCGCGCTGCTGCGGCTCGATTCCGAGGGAGGCCCGCGATGA
- a CDS encoding methyltransferase domain-containing protein, with amino-acid sequence MRRDARTALARHIYARHIAHAAAPDETGLRSALEAALETIPRERFLPPGPWHLARLSGGYVRTPDDDPVYLYQDVPVAIRPDRHLNNGQPSFLVGLIARGRPERGMQMVHVGTGTGYYTALLARLAGEQGRVLGIEHDPDLAAFAADALAGMPQVRIVAGDGAAMALPPADLVLVNAGAARPAESWLDALTVGGRLILPLTAGKRPGTPITRGAVFLIERRDERAYAARCLSPTLIYPCAGARDPEAEQALARALAAGGQDNVRMLYRTDALPDDRCWLRGPGWCLAYG; translated from the coding sequence ATGAGACGGGACGCGCGGACTGCCCTCGCACGGCACATCTACGCCCGGCACATCGCCCACGCGGCGGCGCCGGACGAGACCGGGCTGCGGAGCGCCCTGGAGGCGGCCCTGGAGACGATCCCCCGCGAGCGCTTCCTGCCGCCCGGACCCTGGCACCTGGCCCGGCTGTCCGGCGGCTACGTGCGGACGCCCGACGACGACCCGGTCTACCTCTACCAGGACGTGCCCGTGGCGATCCGGCCGGACCGGCACCTCAACAACGGGCAGCCCTCGTTCCTCGTCGGCCTGATCGCCCGGGGGCGGCCGGAGCGGGGCATGCAGATGGTGCATGTCGGCACGGGGACCGGGTACTACACCGCCCTGCTGGCCCGCCTCGCCGGCGAGCAGGGCCGTGTGCTCGGCATCGAGCACGATCCCGATCTCGCGGCCTTCGCCGCCGACGCCCTGGCCGGGATGCCGCAGGTCCGCATCGTCGCGGGCGACGGCGCCGCCATGGCGCTGCCTCCGGCCGACCTCGTCCTCGTCAATGCCGGCGCGGCCCGACCGGCCGAATCCTGGCTCGACGCGCTGACGGTCGGCGGGCGATTGATCCTGCCCCTCACCGCCGGAAAACGGCCCGGGACGCCGATCACCCGGGGGGCCGTCTTCCTGATCGAGCGTCGCGACGAGCGGGCCTACGCGGCGCGCTGCCTCTCCCCGACCCTGATCTATCCGTGCGCCGGCGCCCGCGACCCGGAGGCCGAGCAGGCCCTGGCGCGCGCTCTGGCGGCCGGCGGCCAGGACAACGTCCGGATGCTCTACCGCACGGATGCCCTCCCGGACGACCGCTGCTGGCTGCGCGGTCCGGGCTGGTGCCTCGCCTACGGCTGA